A DNA window from Melanotaenia boesemani isolate fMelBoe1 chromosome 6, fMelBoe1.pri, whole genome shotgun sequence contains the following coding sequences:
- the cldn12 gene encoding claudin-12, whose product MSCRDIHATNAFAFFIAFVSVGGIAVAALVPQWRVTRLVTFNRNAKNISVYDGLWSKCVKQDGYSGCYFYDSEWYSKVDQLDLRLLQFCLPAGLLLSSLALLLCMAGMCKTCCCSDKPEPDIKTVRFLVNSAGCHLIAGMFLFLGGAIAIAPSVWFLFRTKEMNTRYENIFSDGFAVYISIGCSGGLMLAALLMFMWYCMCKRLPSPFWLPLPSMSNSQSTQPLTANGYPPSPVYGPQPFPPQTYPPTVIDAQPYVPSQGYTQSLVAPVAPQVYMTQVSAPDGYASEVGGTQAYSYAPSQSYAPSQSYAPSQSYAPSQSYAPSQSYAPSQGYASSYAGHRYSTRSRMSAIEIDIPVVTQPQ is encoded by the exons ATGTCGTGCCGGGACATCCACGCCACCAACGCTTTTGCCTTCTTTATTGCCTTTGTGTCTGTCGGTGGGATCGCCGTAGCAGCACTAGTCCCACAGTGGCGTGTAACGAGACTCGTCACCTTCAATCGCAATGCCAAGAATATCAGTGTGTATGATGGTTTATGGTCTAAATGTGTGAAACAGGATGGATATTCAGGATGCTACTTTTATGATTCTGAG TGGTACTCTAAAGTGGACCAGCTGGACCTGCGGCTCCTGCAGTTCTGCCTTCCTGCAGGCCTCCTGCTCAGCTCTTTGGCCTTATTGCTGTGCATGGCTGGGATGTGTAaaacctgctgctgctcagatAAGCCTGAACCAGACATTAAAACAGTCCGATTTTTGGTTAACAGTGCAGGCTGTCACCTGATTGCTGGGATGTTCCTCTTCCTGGGCGGAGCAATTGCCATTGCACCCTCAGTCTGGTTCCTTTTCCGTACCAAGGAGATGAACACCagatatgaaaatattttctctgaTGGTTTTGCTGTGTATATATCCATTGGATGCTCTGGAGGACTGATGCTGGCCGCCCTGCTGATGTTCATGTGGTACTGTATGTGTAAGCGGTTGCCTTCACCTTTCTGGTTGCCCCTACCCTCAATGTCTAACTCCCAGTCCACCCAGCCTCTCACTGCCAATGGATACCCTCCCTCCCCAGTTTATGGTCCGCAGCCATTCCCACCACAAACATATCCTCCTACGGTGATCGATGCCCAGCCTTATGTACCTTCGCAGGGCTACACACAGAGTTTGGTTGCCCCTGTTGCACCTCAGGTGTATATGACTCAAGTTTCTGCTCCAGATGGGTATGCATCAGAGGTTGGCGGCACCCAGGCCTACAGCTATGCACCCTCACAGAGCTATGCTCCCTCACAGAGCTATGCTCCCTCACAGAGCTATGCTCCCTCACAAAGTTATGCTCCCTCACAAAGTTATGCTCCTTCTCAGGGATATGCATCCAGCTATGCAGGCCACCGCTACTCCACCCGCTCACGGATGTCAGCCATAGAGATTGACATTCCTGTAGTAACCCAACCACAATGA